In Sulfitobacter sp. OXR-159, one DNA window encodes the following:
- a CDS encoding ureidoglycolate lyase, whose product MNTVLTATTINCDAIAGLAELIDASDTPDKLINQGRCGRFHDRATLDVDGRVGVSVFQSTSFSLPFKMEMMERHPLGSQAFLPMQEGEYLVVLAEDKDGAPVAPRAFIAGPGQGVNIGRNVWHGVLCPLSDPGLFMVVDRVGEGPNLEEHWFDEPFIIERQ is encoded by the coding sequence ATGAACACCGTTTTGACGGCAACCACAATTAATTGCGATGCCATTGCGGGGCTAGCAGAACTGATCGATGCATCAGACACGCCCGACAAGCTCATAAACCAAGGGCGTTGCGGACGTTTTCATGATCGGGCGACCCTCGACGTTGATGGTCGCGTAGGGGTCAGCGTCTTTCAATCCACATCGTTCTCCCTGCCTTTCAAAATGGAAATGATGGAGCGTCATCCTTTGGGCAGCCAAGCTTTTCTGCCGATGCAGGAAGGCGAATATCTGGTCGTGCTAGCCGAAGATAAAGACGGTGCTCCGGTTGCGCCCCGGGCCTTTATTGCTGGGCCGGGGCAGGGCGTGAACATCGGGCGCAACGTCTGGCACGGGGTTTTGTGTCCGCTGTCCGATCCGGGGCTTTTCATGGTTGTCGACCGCGTCGGCGAGGGGCCAAATCTGGAGGAACATTGGTTCGATGAGCCATTCATCATCGAGCGACAATAA
- a CDS encoding uracil-xanthine permease family protein, whose protein sequence is MSDASIGTPDQLRDPNYTPPLTKAVPLGIQHVLAMFVSNVTPAIIVCGAAGFGFGSNSPDFPQMIYMIQMSMFFAGVATLFQSVGVGPIGARLPIVQGTSFAFIPIMIPLVAGKGVDAIAVLMGGIVAGGLFHAFLGLFIGRLRFALPPLVTGLVVTMIGLALVKVGVQYAAGGVPAIGTEEYGSGLNWFMAGTVILVTLGLKFFTRGMLSVSAVLIGLLVGYVVAFALGQVNLGNVGQAASFALPNPLHFGIEFSAAAVIGFCAMSFVSAIETVGDVSGITKGGAGREASDREIQGATYADGIGTAISGMFGALPNTSFSQNVGLIAMTGVMSRMVVTIGAIFLIICGLVPKIGAVISSIPIEVLGGGVIVMFGMVVAAGISMLSDVNWNRRNMVIFAIALSLGLGLQLEPDALQYLPGTLKVLGTSGILPAALIAIVLNLVLPEELSGEATEEVSGGMAGQGSGSLAQSDRV, encoded by the coding sequence ATGTCTGATGCATCCATCGGAACGCCGGACCAACTCCGCGATCCAAATTACACCCCGCCGCTCACAAAAGCGGTGCCGCTGGGGATCCAGCACGTGCTGGCGATGTTCGTATCGAACGTCACTCCGGCGATCATCGTGTGCGGCGCTGCAGGTTTCGGCTTTGGCTCAAACAGCCCTGATTTCCCGCAAATGATCTACATGATACAGATGTCCATGTTCTTTGCCGGGGTCGCGACGCTGTTTCAGTCGGTCGGCGTAGGTCCGATTGGCGCGCGCTTGCCGATCGTGCAGGGCACATCGTTTGCCTTTATTCCAATTATGATCCCGCTTGTCGCCGGGAAGGGCGTGGACGCGATTGCGGTCCTGATGGGGGGTATCGTCGCCGGTGGCCTGTTCCACGCCTTTCTAGGGCTATTCATCGGGAGACTTCGTTTTGCACTGCCGCCGTTGGTCACTGGCTTGGTCGTGACCATGATTGGCCTGGCTCTGGTCAAGGTCGGTGTTCAATATGCGGCAGGGGGTGTGCCTGCAATCGGCACCGAAGAATACGGCTCCGGGCTCAACTGGTTCATGGCAGGTACCGTGATTTTGGTGACCCTTGGCCTGAAGTTCTTTACCCGCGGCATGCTTTCTGTGTCGGCCGTTCTGATCGGCCTTTTGGTTGGCTATGTCGTCGCCTTTGCGCTTGGTCAGGTCAATCTTGGCAACGTAGGTCAAGCGGCAAGCTTTGCGCTGCCGAACCCGCTACACTTTGGCATCGAATTCTCGGCCGCCGCGGTTATCGGCTTTTGTGCCATGTCTTTCGTCTCGGCCATCGAAACTGTTGGCGATGTTTCCGGGATCACCAAAGGGGGCGCAGGCCGTGAGGCGAGCGACCGCGAAATCCAAGGGGCGACCTATGCAGATGGGATCGGCACGGCCATCTCGGGCATGTTCGGCGCGCTGCCCAATACGTCGTTCAGTCAGAACGTAGGTCTCATCGCCATGACGGGTGTGATGAGCCGGATGGTCGTTACAATCGGGGCGATTTTTCTGATCATATGCGGTCTTGTTCCCAAAATCGGTGCGGTGATCTCTTCGATCCCGATCGAAGTGCTGGGCGGTGGTGTCATCGTGATGTTCGGCATGGTGGTCGCGGCTGGTATCTCGATGCTGTCCGATGTGAACTGGAACCGTCGCAACATGGTAATTTTTGCCATCGCGCTGTCGCTTGGTCTGGGCCTGCAGCTTGAGCCGGATGCGCTTCAGTATCTGCCGGGCACGCTGAAAGTCCTAGGGACTTCGGGCATTCTGCCCGCGGCCCTCATCGCCATCGTTCTTAACCTTGTGCTGCCCGAGGAGCTTTCGGGTGAAGCCACCGAGGAAGTCTCTGGCGGTATGGCAGGACAGGGGAGCGGATCACTCGCGCAGAGTGACCGCGTCTGA